One genomic region from Metallosphaera tengchongensis encodes:
- a CDS encoding deoxyhypusine synthase has protein sequence MRREEVLVEEVQDISLDDVKGFNLEIYNKIYGFSSESLYRASRILRRIEKECDLRFISFTANLVSTGLRGLLADLIRRGFFNMVVTTGGTIDHDIARAFGGKYYKGSFDLSDEELRKINVHRLGNILIPFEDYGGAVERAVTEILPQLVKEGKEWAVYRLLWEFGKRIEDEHSILKAAYETKTPIIVPGIVDGSFGTNLFIQSQFTGFRINLFEDMREIKDRVFSSKKAGALLIGGGISKHHTIWWNQFRDGLDYAIYLTTAQEFDGSLSGARPKEAISWNKIKDEAEQVVLYADATIALPLLASSLIS, from the coding sequence ATGAGGAGGGAGGAAGTACTGGTAGAGGAAGTACAGGACATCTCCCTGGACGACGTTAAGGGATTTAACTTAGAGATCTACAATAAGATTTACGGCTTCAGTTCTGAAAGCCTGTACAGAGCCTCTAGGATCTTAAGAAGGATAGAAAAGGAATGCGACCTAAGGTTCATTTCCTTTACAGCCAACCTGGTGTCCACAGGTCTCAGGGGGCTTTTGGCTGACCTTATCAGGCGAGGATTCTTCAACATGGTAGTGACCACTGGAGGTACCATAGACCATGATATAGCTAGGGCCTTCGGAGGGAAGTACTACAAGGGCTCCTTCGACCTTAGTGACGAGGAGCTCAGGAAGATCAACGTTCACAGACTTGGGAATATCCTCATCCCCTTTGAAGACTATGGGGGTGCCGTGGAAAGAGCAGTAACTGAAATTCTTCCCCAACTGGTCAAGGAGGGTAAGGAGTGGGCAGTCTATAGACTGCTCTGGGAGTTCGGCAAGAGAATTGAGGATGAGCACTCCATACTCAAGGCGGCGTATGAGACCAAGACACCAATAATAGTTCCTGGGATCGTAGACGGAAGCTTTGGGACTAACCTCTTCATCCAGTCTCAGTTTACCGGTTTCAGGATAAACCTTTTCGAAGATATGAGGGAGATAAAGGACAGGGTCTTCTCCAGCAAGAAAGCCGGGGCCTTACTAATAGGTGGAGGTATAAGCAAACATCACACAATTTGGTGGAACCAATTTAGGGACGGTCTTGATTACGCTATTTACCTTACTACAGCTCAGGAGTTCGATGGAAGTTTAAGCGGAGCTAGACCCAAGGAAGCTATCTCTTGGAACAAAATAAAGGACGAAGCTGAGCAAGTCGTGCTATATGCGGATGCTACTATAGCACTTCCATTACTGGCCTCATCCTTAATAAGCTGA
- a CDS encoding RtcB family protein, whose product MDISLRRVDSFEWKIEKQGCMKVPVSVFADDVLIDKMKQDQTLRQARNVACLPGVQESVYVLPDGHQGYGFPIGGIAATSIEEGGVVSPGGIGYDINCGVRLLRTNLDFADVRPKLTDLVEELHRNVPSGVGSEGRIKLSGQELDNLLQEGVKWAADKGYGWNEDMNNIEQKGSWELADPTKVSQVAKQRGASQLGTLGAGNHFLEVQVVDKIYDQRIAKALGITREGQVTVMIHTGSRGLGHQVASDYLQIMERAMKKYGIEVPDRELAAIPFESREGQDYFRAMVAGANFAWSNRQLITHWVRESFGRVFKTESEKLDLHIIYDVAHNIAKIEEYDIGGRRKRVLVHRKGATRAFPPGSPEIPTEHRETGQVVLIPGSMGTASYVMAGIPEGRRTWFTAPHGAGRWMSREAAVRNYPVNSVVGSLEEKGIVVRAATRRVVAEEAPGAYKDVDRVARVAHEVKIARLVMRLRPIGVTKG is encoded by the coding sequence ATGGATATTTCTCTAAGACGTGTGGACTCCTTTGAGTGGAAAATAGAGAAGCAGGGTTGCATGAAGGTACCCGTTTCAGTGTTCGCGGACGACGTGCTCATTGATAAGATGAAGCAGGACCAGACTCTGAGGCAAGCCAGGAACGTGGCGTGTCTTCCTGGAGTCCAGGAATCCGTCTACGTCTTGCCTGACGGTCATCAGGGCTACGGCTTTCCAATCGGAGGGATAGCTGCAACTTCCATAGAGGAAGGAGGAGTCGTAAGTCCTGGGGGTATAGGCTACGACATTAACTGCGGAGTGAGACTATTAAGGACTAACCTTGACTTCGCTGATGTAAGGCCTAAACTCACGGACCTAGTGGAGGAACTTCACAGGAACGTCCCTAGCGGAGTTGGTAGCGAAGGCAGGATTAAACTCTCTGGACAAGAGCTGGACAACCTTTTACAAGAGGGTGTCAAATGGGCTGCGGATAAGGGGTACGGATGGAATGAGGATATGAACAATATAGAACAGAAGGGGAGTTGGGAACTCGCTGACCCCACTAAGGTAAGCCAGGTCGCCAAGCAGAGGGGCGCGTCCCAGCTCGGTACGTTGGGTGCAGGGAACCACTTCTTGGAAGTACAGGTCGTGGATAAGATATACGACCAGAGGATAGCCAAAGCCTTGGGTATAACAAGGGAAGGGCAGGTAACTGTAATGATCCACACTGGTTCTAGAGGCCTAGGCCACCAAGTAGCTAGCGATTACCTCCAAATAATGGAGAGAGCCATGAAGAAATATGGTATTGAAGTACCTGACAGAGAGCTAGCAGCGATTCCTTTCGAGAGTAGGGAGGGCCAGGACTACTTTAGGGCAATGGTAGCAGGGGCCAATTTCGCCTGGAGTAACAGGCAACTGATAACCCACTGGGTTAGGGAAAGCTTTGGGAGGGTCTTCAAGACCGAAAGTGAGAAGCTTGACCTGCATATAATCTACGACGTGGCCCACAACATTGCAAAGATCGAAGAGTACGACATAGGAGGGAGGAGGAAGAGAGTGCTCGTTCATCGTAAAGGTGCTACAAGGGCTTTTCCCCCAGGAAGTCCAGAGATACCCACGGAGCATAGGGAGACAGGGCAAGTAGTGCTCATACCTGGGAGCATGGGAACTGCGAGCTACGTGATGGCTGGGATTCCAGAGGGAAGGAGAACCTGGTTCACTGCACCTCACGGTGCAGGAAGGTGGATGTCCAGGGAGGCCGCTGTGAGGAACTATCCGGTAAACTCAGTTGTTGGGTCGCTAGAGGAGAAGGGTATTGTTGTGAGAGCTGCAACTAGAAGGGTAGTAGCCGAGGAAGCCCCTGGGGCATATAAGGATGTGGATAGAGTGGCCCGGGTTGCCCATGAAGTGAAGATAGCTAGGTTAGTCATGAGGCTTAGGCCAATAGGGGTGACCAAGGGATGA